The Dehalococcoidia bacterium region TTCTCCTGCGCCGCCTGCCATTCACCGAAGGTCGAGCCCTCGGCGCGGCGCGTGCGCTCCGGCATGGTGGCGTTGTAGAGGCGATAGGCCGGATAGAGGTCTTGCTGCGTGAACGGCCGCAGCGGCACCTCCTCGCCGGCGACGGCGAGGGCGCTGCCTGCGTAGAGGCGCTCCGATTGGTAGGCCGTGAAGCCCGCGTTCATGACCACAGGCAGGAGCGGACTGTTGGCGCTAAGGCGGAGGAATACCTTTTCCGCCGCCGACCTGCCGGCAGCCCGCATCGCGCACTCCAGGAGGCCCGATACCGCGTCGCGGGCGGCCGTGGTGTCGATCAGGCAGTCGATCTCCCAGGCCTGGCGTCCACCCCGCCTGCGGGCGGAGACCAGACCCAGGAGGCGCCGCCGGCTGGCGCTGATCCAGGCGTTGCGCCTCGTGGCGAAGGAGAACCACTGCTCGAAGGCCGTCTCGATCGGGTTTGGCGTGGGGTCGACGGCCCCCAGGAGCTCGCGCGGCCGCGCCTCGTTCGGGTAGACCTTGCCGTTGTAGGAGACCAGGGCCAGGAGGTCGATGGGCAAGACGGCGCGGGCGCTACGAGCCATCGGAAGCCGCCTTTGCCATCGAGACGAAGAGGGCGTGCATGCGCAGGTCGTCCGTCAGCTCGGGGTGGAAGGAAGTGGCCAGCATCTTCCCCTGGCGCACCGCGACGATCTCCCCACTCTCCAGGCGCCCGAGCACCTCTACCCCTTCGCCGACGCTCGCGATGATGGGCGCGCGGATGAAGACCGCGTGCAACGGCCCACCCTCGACACCCGCTATCGGTATATCGGTCTCAAAGCTGTCGACCTGACGGCCGAAGGCGTTGCGCTTGACTTCGATGTCGATGAGGTCGAGCGTCGGGCGGTCGAGGTCCGTCGCGCTGCGCGCCATGACGATGGCCCCGGCGCAGGTGCCCCAGACTGGCCTGTCGCGCGCGAAGGTCCGTATGGGTTCGATGAGGCCGTAGGCCTCCATGAGCCTGGTGATCGTAGTGCTCTCGCCGCCCGGAATGATCAGGGCGTCGAGGCCTTCGAGGTCAGAGGGGAGGCGGACTTCCGGGGCGTCGACACCGAGGCGTTTGAGCATGCTCTCGTGTTCGGCGAAGTCGCCCTGAAGAGCCAAGACGCCAACGGTTGCCATTCGCTATGTTCAATTGTACTTCACCGGGAGGCGCCCCACTTGCCGGCCGCCGGCAGCAGCCAGTATCTGCAGCGCTACGGTCTCCGTGTGCAGACGGCGGCCCAGGCGGCTTCGTCAAGCGGCGGGCGCCGGCGATAGGCTCACGGGCCGATAGACAATCGATAGCACGGCGGCGTCGTCTTTGCCCCCGGTCAGGGCGACCCTTCAGACGAAGTCTCGGGTCCAGGTGACAGGCATGCTCGGGAAGATACGCGAGAGCGTCAGGGGCCGGGTACTCCTCGCGGGGGGAGCCGTAGCGGTCGT contains the following coding sequences:
- the pdxT gene encoding pyridoxal 5'-phosphate synthase glutaminase subunit PdxT, whose translation is MATVGVLALQGDFAEHESMLKRLGVDAPEVRLPSDLEGLDALIIPGGESTTITRLMEAYGLIEPIRTFARDRPVWGTCAGAIVMARSATDLDRPTLDLIDIEVKRNAFGRQVDSFETDIPIAGVEGGPLHAVFIRAPIIASVGEGVEVLGRLESGEIVAVRQGKMLATSFHPELTDDLRMHALFVSMAKAASDGS